The following are encoded together in the Ovis aries strain OAR_USU_Benz2616 breed Rambouillet chromosome X, ARS-UI_Ramb_v3.0, whole genome shotgun sequence genome:
- the NAP1L2 gene encoding LOW QUALITY PROTEIN: nucleosome assembly protein 1-like 2 (The sequence of the model RefSeq protein was modified relative to this genomic sequence to represent the inferred CDS: inserted 4 bases in 3 codons; deleted 1 base in 1 codon; substituted 2 bases at 2 genomic stop codons) produces the protein MAESADHKELFSQEESGDKVMMEGSGEQPESSEDASAGPGDDGDRGEEAAVGPGEEGGKGEEDAAGSGEGGEKGEETDEDSDPDHPKGLIGYLLDTDFVESLLVKVKYRVLALEKLQTRVANLESKFLREFHGIERKFAEMYQPLLEKRRQIINAIYEPTKEEYEYKSDSEDCDDEMYDEEEMCGNEEDLLHDYMDEDDDCEDYDDYAVEEEEEDGNDDDNNDNTKAAGDENKEEDPKGIPDFWLTVLKNVDTLTPLVKXYDEPILKLPTDKVKLXSFTLEFHFKPNEYFKNELLTKTYMLKSRLAYYDPHPYRGTTIXYCIGYKIDWNEGKNVTLKTVKKKQKHRVXGTIQIVTEDFPKDSFFNFFTPQGINSNGKDGKDDFLPGHNLCTYIIPRSVLFFSDDALXSQQEGVVREVNDEIYDKIICDNRMVAIEEVKACCKNPEAIVENIDR, from the exons ATGGCCGAGTCAGCCGACCACAAGGAACTGTTCAGTCAAGAAGAGTCTGGTGATAAGGTAATGATGGAGGGGTCCGGGGAGCAGCCGGAGAGCAGTGAAGATGCCTCGGCTGGGCCTGGAGATGATGGGGACCGCGGTGAAGAAGCTGCCGTGGGTCCTggggaagaagggggaaaaggtGAAGAAGATGCTGCTGGGTCCGGGGAAGGCGGGGAAAAAGGTGAAGAAACTGATGAGGATTCAGACCCAGACCATCCAAAAGGACTTATCGGTTATCTTTTAGATACAGACTTTGTTGAAAGTCTACTTGTGAAAGTTAAATACCGTGTGTTAGCCCTCGAAAAGCTTCAAACTAGAGTGGCCAATCTAGAGTCCAAATTCCTGAGGGAATTTCATGGTATTGAAAGAAAGTTTGCTGAAATGTATCAGCCTTTATTGGAA AAAAGACGTCAGATAATCAATGCAATCTATGAGCCTACAAAAGAGGAATATGAATATAAATCAGATTCTGAGGACTGTGATGATGAGATGTATGATGAGGAAGAGATGTGTGGTAATGAGGAGGATCTGCTACATGACTACATGGATGAGGATGACGATTGTGAAGATTATGATGATTATGCTgttgaagaggaggaggaggatggcaaTGATGATGACAATAACGACAACACCAAGGCAGCTGGAGATGAGAATAAAGAAGAGGATCCTAAAGGAATTCCTGATTTTTGGCTGACTGTCTTAAAAAACGTTGACACACTGACTCCTTTGGTTA ACTATGATGAGCCTATTCTGAAGCTCCCGACAGATAAAGTGAAGC TCAGTTTCACACTAGAGTTTCACTTCAAACCAAATGAATATTTCAAAAATGAGCTGTTGACAAAGACCTATATGCTGAAGTCAAGGCTAGCATATTATGATCCCCATCCCTATAGGGGAACCACGAT GTATTGCATAGGCTATAAAATAGATtggaatgaaggaaagaatgTCACTTTGAAAACAGTCAAGAAAAAGCAGAAGCACCGCGTCTAGGGAACAATCCAGATTGTGACTGAAGATTTTCCTAAGGATTCattcttcaatttctttactCCTCAAGGAATCAACTCAAATGGAAAGGATGGAAAGGATGATTTTCTACCTGGGCACAATTTATGTACTTACATAATCCCAAGATCAGTATTATTTTTCTCAGATGATGCGCTTTAATCTCAGCAAGAAGGGGTAGTTAGGGAAGTTAATGATGAAATTTATGACAAAATTATTTGTGATAATCGGATGGTTGCAATTGAGGAAGTTAAAGCTTGTTGCAAAAATCCTGAAGCAATAGTAGAAAACATTGATCGCTAA